In Halorussus limi, a genomic segment contains:
- a CDS encoding endonuclease V, which produces MTPVRPEFAPDASLSRSEMEQLQRDLAETAVFEDEFDFDPAAVRAESSDSEQVQLGQTTGQAETVDSEPPVVAGVDQAFAADGEKAVSAIVASRGGEVIERVHAVEPVEIPYIPGLLSFLEGGAILSAFEALSVEPDLAVVDGSGRIHFRQAGIATHIGVMLDLPAVGVAKNLLCGRPRESLDGYLPEGARVAIEADDSVTAPEGTVIGHAYQSRQYDNPEKRHVNPLYVSPGHRASADTATDLVGRLCAGYKLPEPTRLADQFADEMKADVGD; this is translated from the coding sequence ATGACGCCAGTTCGTCCCGAGTTCGCGCCCGACGCGAGTCTCTCGCGGTCGGAGATGGAGCAACTCCAGCGCGACCTCGCCGAGACCGCGGTCTTCGAAGACGAGTTCGACTTCGACCCGGCCGCGGTCCGCGCCGAGTCGAGCGACTCCGAACAGGTACAGTTGGGCCAGACGACCGGGCAAGCCGAAACCGTCGATTCCGAACCCCCCGTCGTCGCGGGCGTGGACCAAGCGTTCGCCGCCGACGGCGAGAAGGCCGTCAGCGCCATCGTCGCCTCGCGGGGCGGCGAGGTGATCGAGCGCGTCCACGCGGTCGAACCGGTCGAGATTCCCTACATCCCGGGCCTGCTCTCGTTCCTCGAGGGCGGGGCCATCCTCTCGGCGTTCGAGGCGCTTTCGGTCGAACCGGACCTCGCGGTCGTGGACGGGAGCGGGCGCATCCACTTCCGGCAGGCGGGCATCGCCACCCACATCGGCGTCATGCTCGACCTTCCCGCGGTCGGCGTCGCCAAGAACCTGCTCTGCGGTCGCCCCCGCGAGTCGCTCGACGGTTACCTGCCGGAGGGCGCGCGGGTCGCCATCGAGGCCGACGACAGCGTGACCGCACCCGAGGGAACGGTCATCGGCCACGCCTACCAGTCCCGACAGTACGACAACCCCGAAAAACGCCACGTGAATCCCCTCTACGTGAGTCCGGGCCACCGCGCGAGCGCCGACACAGCGACCGACCTCGTGGGGCGACTCTGCGCGGGGTACAAGCTCCCCGAACCGACCCGCTTGGCCGACCAGTTTGCCGACGAGATGAAAGCGGACGTCGGCGACTGA